One window of the Brevibacterium limosum genome contains the following:
- the purN gene encoding phosphoribosylglycinamide formyltransferase, with protein MRTVLLASGSGTLTQSVIDAFADGARGVDIVAIGADSATAGVLARAEQHSIPSFVVRPKDFADRDEWNAALKDTVAGLAPDWVVSAGFMRILGAGFVEAFPSRIINTHPALLPSFPGAHGVRDALAHGVKLTGGTIHLVDTGVDTGPIITQYAVPIGDDDTEETVHENIKAREREELVRLLAHLAHTDLVVDGRHVRGYAASATTAH; from the coding sequence GTGCGCACCGTTCTTCTGGCCTCAGGATCCGGGACCCTCACGCAGTCCGTCATCGACGCTTTCGCCGACGGGGCCCGCGGAGTCGACATCGTCGCCATCGGAGCCGATTCGGCCACGGCCGGAGTCCTGGCCAGAGCCGAGCAGCATTCGATTCCCTCCTTCGTCGTCCGGCCCAAGGACTTCGCCGACCGTGACGAGTGGAACGCGGCCCTGAAGGACACGGTGGCCGGACTCGCCCCGGACTGGGTGGTCTCAGCCGGTTTCATGCGCATCCTCGGCGCCGGCTTCGTCGAAGCCTTCCCTTCTCGGATCATCAACACCCACCCGGCCCTGCTTCCCTCATTCCCGGGCGCACACGGAGTCCGCGACGCGCTCGCCCATGGGGTGAAGCTGACCGGCGGAACCATCCATCTCGTCGACACGGGAGTCGACACAGGACCGATCATCACCCAGTACGCGGTGCCCATCGGCGATGACGACACCGAGGAGACCGTGCACGAGAACATCAAAGCCCGTGAACGCGAAGAGCTCGTGCGTCTGCTCGCGCACCTGGCCCACACCGACCTCGTCGTCGACGGTCGGCATGTCCGCGGATATGCCGCCTCGGCGACGACCGCCCACTGA
- a CDS encoding cell division protein PerM, whose protein sequence is MHTSPHPQPYRRTILAALMEVVKIDLIVVPAGFVVSTVFWIIGLGSQLPYSAIPEWAFALWATVSGLSVSTLGFDFSLAPSLVTLGLWFLVAAAAKRVVDSTAAASQTESEDDPGGWWALMGTAVGTFVVAYAGPLLALAILVGQATVTPGGFLRIVLFLISAVAWGFVRVRGIGDIPGLSMLGIDAWSVASSLVRRLLWAAVAAAAVVIVVGIVLRWNDVADTAQVYSSPVAAGIGLIIVQVLFAPSVFYSALSWTAGTGVSIGGAGTSSAFRSTSAPVPDVHVLRLLTGDYPAWTAAAPALLVLVGLLCVILGRVRAREIAAQSWTGLGIAIGLLFVTFEILALFAGGALGPLGLSGFGPSALTSAPAITGWIGVGTVAGLLLIRLSGLHTVYSDFADDDGEDEFGEGDTADAFGKDVPEPVADDIVDEDELR, encoded by the coding sequence ATGCACACTTCTCCACACCCTCAGCCGTACCGTCGGACGATCTTGGCAGCCCTCATGGAAGTCGTGAAGATCGACCTCATCGTCGTGCCCGCAGGATTCGTCGTCTCGACCGTCTTCTGGATCATCGGTCTCGGCTCACAGCTGCCGTATTCGGCGATTCCCGAATGGGCGTTCGCGCTGTGGGCGACGGTCTCGGGACTGAGCGTCTCGACTCTGGGATTCGACTTCTCCCTGGCTCCGAGTCTCGTGACTCTGGGGCTGTGGTTCCTCGTGGCGGCGGCCGCCAAGCGAGTGGTCGACAGCACAGCCGCAGCCAGTCAGACGGAGAGTGAGGACGATCCGGGTGGATGGTGGGCTCTCATGGGCACAGCTGTGGGCACCTTCGTCGTCGCCTACGCCGGTCCTCTGCTCGCGCTGGCGATCCTGGTCGGTCAGGCCACAGTGACTCCGGGCGGATTCCTCCGAATCGTCCTCTTCCTCATCTCGGCCGTTGCGTGGGGCTTCGTTCGTGTCCGTGGAATCGGTGACATTCCCGGGCTGTCCATGCTCGGGATCGACGCCTGGAGCGTCGCCTCCAGTCTCGTCCGTCGTCTGCTGTGGGCGGCCGTGGCCGCTGCTGCGGTCGTGATCGTCGTCGGCATCGTCCTCCGCTGGAACGACGTCGCCGACACTGCGCAGGTCTACAGCTCACCGGTCGCCGCCGGCATCGGTCTCATCATCGTCCAGGTGCTCTTCGCGCCGAGCGTCTTCTACTCGGCTCTGTCCTGGACCGCCGGGACAGGGGTGAGCATCGGCGGGGCGGGGACGAGCTCGGCATTCAGGTCGACGTCCGCACCGGTGCCCGATGTGCACGTGCTGCGGCTGCTGACCGGTGACTATCCGGCGTGGACGGCGGCCGCACCGGCACTTCTCGTGCTGGTCGGTCTGCTGTGCGTCATCCTCGGTCGTGTCCGAGCTCGCGAAATCGCCGCACAGTCCTGGACGGGGCTCGGAATCGCGATCGGACTCCTGTTCGTCACCTTCGAGATCCTCGCACTCTTCGCCGGCGGAGCCCTGGGGCCGCTGGGCCTGTCCGGATTCGGGCCCTCGGCGCTGACGTCAGCGCCGGCGATCACGGGGTGGATCGGTGTGGGGACGGTCGCCGGCCTGCTGCTGATCAGACTCTCCGGTCTGCACACCGTCTACTCCGATTTCGCCGATGATGACGGAGAGGATGAATTCGGCGAGGGCGACACAGCGGATGCCTTCGGCAAGGACGTGCCGGAACCGGTCGCCGACGACATCGTCGACGAAGACGAACTGCGATAG
- a CDS encoding amidase, which produces MTTSLADHSAAELAAAFAGGDCDPIEVHSAVVDRMDECEPIINALFHRDDERSREAAAASAARWREGRPLSDLDGVPVTIKENIARRGVPLPSGHAWVEMPVAEHDAPITQRLEEAGAVILGSTTMPDWGMLSSGVSSLHGITRSPLDPSLTTGGSSAGAGAAAAAGYGPIHIGSDIGGSIRLPCTWLGLAGLKPSFGRVPLDAPYLGRCAGPLARTMADVKAGMDIISAPDDRDYSRLPRFAADDAQSLPGSDAKGAFDPRGLRIGLQLDAGCGVAADAQVRSAITEAADRFSAAGAEVVTLDPFIDDDLLRDMDLFWRVRSWADLKALPVEEQALILPYIQQWAQDGADTSGVDLMGCYHSVQEIRRRTIAATAEFDLVISPTAPDAAFPAEQPMPYPQVHEPMGHVGFTMPFNMSEQPAATVLAGFMDDGRTIGAQIAGRRFADELVMAAGTWFEAAADLDLPTRSVTS; this is translated from the coding sequence ATGACCACATCGCTTGCCGACCACAGTGCGGCCGAACTGGCGGCCGCATTCGCGGGCGGAGACTGCGACCCGATCGAGGTCCACTCCGCGGTCGTGGATCGCATGGACGAATGCGAACCGATCATCAACGCCCTGTTCCACCGCGACGACGAACGCTCCCGGGAAGCCGCCGCGGCCAGCGCCGCACGTTGGCGTGAGGGCCGACCGCTGAGCGACCTCGACGGTGTGCCGGTGACGATCAAGGAGAACATCGCCCGCCGAGGAGTCCCGCTGCCCAGCGGCCACGCCTGGGTGGAGATGCCGGTGGCCGAGCACGACGCCCCGATCACCCAGCGCCTCGAAGAAGCCGGTGCAGTCATCCTCGGGTCGACCACGATGCCCGACTGGGGAATGCTCTCATCCGGAGTGTCCTCCCTGCACGGAATCACCCGCTCACCTCTGGACCCGAGCCTGACGACCGGAGGTTCGAGCGCCGGTGCCGGTGCTGCGGCCGCCGCCGGATACGGACCCATCCACATCGGCTCCGACATCGGCGGGTCCATCCGCCTGCCGTGCACCTGGCTCGGTCTGGCCGGACTCAAACCCAGCTTCGGCCGAGTTCCGCTCGACGCCCCCTACCTGGGCAGGTGTGCGGGACCGCTCGCGCGGACGATGGCCGATGTCAAAGCCGGCATGGACATCATCTCCGCCCCGGACGACCGCGACTATTCGCGGCTGCCGCGCTTCGCCGCCGATGATGCACAGTCGCTGCCGGGCAGCGACGCGAAGGGAGCATTCGACCCGCGGGGACTGCGCATCGGTCTGCAGCTCGACGCCGGGTGCGGGGTCGCCGCCGATGCGCAGGTGCGCTCGGCCATCACCGAGGCGGCCGACCGGTTCTCAGCGGCCGGCGCCGAAGTCGTCACGCTCGATCCGTTCATCGACGATGATCTGCTCCGTGACATGGACCTGTTCTGGCGGGTGCGGTCGTGGGCCGATCTCAAAGCACTGCCCGTCGAGGAGCAGGCGCTCATCCTGCCGTATATCCAGCAGTGGGCTCAGGACGGGGCCGACACCAGCGGAGTCGATCTGATGGGCTGCTATCACAGTGTCCAGGAGATCCGGCGTCGGACGATCGCCGCCACCGCCGAGTTCGACCTGGTGATCTCGCCGACGGCTCCGGATGCGGCATTCCCGGCCGAACAGCCCATGCCGTACCCGCAGGTGCACGAACCGATGGGGCATGTCGGGTTCACGATGCCGTTCAACATGTCCGAACAGCCGGCGGCAACGGTGCTGGCCGGATTCATGGACGACGGTCGGACCATCGGTGCGCAGATCGCAGGACGACGCTTCGCCGACGAACTCGTCATGGCCGCCGGCACGTGGTTCGAGGCCGCGGCCGACCTCGACCTGCCGACACGGTCGGTGACGAGCTGA
- a CDS encoding dipeptide ABC transporter ATP-binding protein, giving the protein MGCVTGSTRRWRPEVPENLLEVRDLTITPAGASAPVLHDISLSLAPGERVGLIGESGSGKSLTAQSVMGLLPEELHARGQMHLQGHSGNLLEANEKTLAGLRSDIVSMVFQEPMSALNPLMRIGDQIAEVLRIHGKVPRGQIPARVRELLGDVHMPDPDSARFAYPHQMSGGQRQRVMLAIALANSPRLLICDEPTTALDVTVQKHMLDLIADRVSAVEAGLLFITHDLAVVAGVCDRVIVMYRGRIVETGSVDEIFTAPKHEYTRGLLASSDLEATDDRGRLFTLKTALAYSGPQVEGAEPTSAAGESEGSDQQEESPAPTREDGISTSVEDPMDDDDDRAASERDSAPLIEVSDVTRVFRGRGLFGRRRSDVTALGGIDFTVAAGARLGIVGESGSGKSTLLNILSGLDRPTTGHVRVGDIRVEAASSQALRRLRENLQIVFQDPFASLDPRMRIADTVAEPLIAAGVDKDERTARVEEMIAAVDLDADSLRRYPHQFSGGQRQRISIARALVTRPQILVADEPVSALDVSVRAQVLNLLTDLVDEYALTLLFVSHDLGVVRHLCSDVIVMKGGQIVESGATDDIYANPQEEYTRRLIAATPSLAEALAAG; this is encoded by the coding sequence ATGGGCTGCGTGACCGGTTCGACCCGAAGATGGAGGCCAGAGGTGCCTGAGAACCTGCTCGAGGTCCGTGATCTCACCATCACCCCTGCCGGTGCAAGCGCACCGGTGCTCCACGACATCAGCCTCAGCCTCGCACCCGGGGAGCGGGTCGGACTCATCGGCGAATCCGGCTCCGGCAAATCTCTGACCGCGCAGTCCGTGATGGGCCTGCTGCCCGAAGAGCTGCATGCCCGAGGGCAGATGCACCTGCAGGGACATTCCGGGAACCTGCTCGAGGCGAACGAGAAGACCCTGGCCGGGCTGCGTTCGGACATCGTATCCATGGTGTTCCAGGAACCCATGAGCGCACTCAACCCACTCATGCGCATCGGCGACCAGATCGCCGAAGTCCTGCGCATCCACGGCAAGGTGCCGCGGGGGCAGATCCCGGCGCGCGTACGCGAACTGCTCGGCGACGTCCACATGCCCGATCCGGACAGCGCCCGATTCGCCTACCCGCACCAGATGTCGGGCGGGCAGCGACAGCGCGTCATGCTCGCGATCGCTCTGGCCAACTCGCCGAGGCTGCTCATCTGCGACGAACCCACCACCGCTCTCGACGTCACCGTGCAGAAGCACATGCTCGACCTCATCGCCGACAGGGTATCGGCAGTGGAGGCGGGACTGCTGTTCATCACCCACGATCTCGCCGTCGTCGCCGGAGTCTGCGACCGGGTCATCGTCATGTACCGCGGCCGCATCGTCGAGACCGGCAGCGTCGACGAGATCTTCACCGCGCCGAAGCACGAGTACACGCGCGGACTCCTTGCGTCCTCGGATCTCGAGGCCACCGACGACCGCGGACGACTCTTCACGCTGAAGACCGCGCTCGCCTACTCGGGGCCGCAGGTCGAGGGAGCAGAGCCGACTTCGGCGGCAGGGGAGTCGGAGGGCTCCGACCAGCAGGAGGAATCGCCGGCGCCGACTCGAGAGGACGGCATCAGCACCTCCGTCGAGGACCCGATGGACGATGACGACGACAGGGCCGCCTCGGAGCGCGATTCTGCACCGCTCATCGAGGTCTCGGACGTCACCCGGGTCTTCCGCGGACGGGGACTGTTCGGGCGCAGACGCTCGGACGTCACCGCTCTGGGCGGGATCGACTTCACGGTTGCGGCCGGAGCACGGCTGGGCATCGTGGGGGAGTCGGGCTCGGGGAAGTCGACTCTGCTGAACATCCTCTCCGGCCTCGACCGCCCGACCACCGGGCATGTGCGCGTCGGGGACATCCGGGTCGAGGCAGCGAGCTCGCAGGCTCTGCGCCGCCTGCGAGAGAACCTGCAGATCGTGTTCCAAGACCCGTTCGCCTCGCTCGACCCGCGGATGAGAATCGCTGATACCGTGGCCGAACCGCTCATCGCCGCCGGAGTCGACAAGGACGAACGCACCGCCCGGGTCGAGGAGATGATCGCAGCCGTCGACCTCGATGCGGACTCCCTGCGTCGGTACCCGCACCAGTTCTCGGGCGGGCAGAGACAGCGCATCTCGATCGCCCGGGCCCTGGTCACCCGACCGCAGATCCTCGTCGCCGACGAACCGGTCTCCGCCCTCGACGTCTCGGTGCGCGCGCAGGTGCTCAACCTGCTCACCGACCTCGTCGACGAATACGCGCTGACCCTCCTCTTCGTCTCCCACGACCTCGGCGTCGTCAGACACCTGTGCTCCGACGTCATCGTGATGAAGGGCGGTCAGATCGTCGAATCCGGTGCGACGGACGACATCTACGCGAACCCGCAGGAGGAGTACACGCGGCGTCTCATCGCCGCCACCCCGAGCCTGGCCGAGGCGCTCGCCGCCGGATAG
- a CDS encoding ABC transporter permease encodes MNPTSTGAPNPRDRVDVNGTTASATGGTARPHKGGRRANASMIIGSALVVLIVGLALVSFVWTPYDPNAIDPAARLQNGSLAHPFGTDTFGRDTLTWVMVGARITLLVGVVAVGIALLIGTPIGIISAFFAKQTWGMWIDAVIMRANDILLAFPALLLAIIFAAVYSPGTGPAMVAVGIAAIPGFARVARSGTLQVLGSEYVRAARASNRRVPAVAVVHVLPNIAGMVIVQASVAFAISVLAEAGLSFLGLGTQAPTPSWGRMLQESQQYLSAHPELALWPGVFIALAVLGFNLLGDGLRDRFDPKMEARGA; translated from the coding sequence ATGAACCCGACCTCGACCGGTGCCCCGAACCCCCGCGATCGCGTCGACGTGAACGGCACGACCGCCTCGGCGACGGGCGGAACGGCCCGGCCCCACAAGGGCGGACGACGGGCGAACGCGTCCATGATCATCGGTTCGGCACTCGTCGTCCTCATCGTCGGGCTCGCCCTCGTCTCCTTCGTGTGGACCCCGTACGATCCGAACGCCATCGATCCTGCCGCCCGTCTCCAGAACGGCAGTCTCGCCCATCCGTTCGGCACCGACACCTTCGGTCGGGACACGCTGACCTGGGTGATGGTCGGGGCACGGATCACGCTGCTCGTCGGGGTCGTCGCCGTCGGCATCGCCCTGCTCATCGGCACCCCGATCGGGATCATCTCCGCGTTCTTCGCGAAGCAGACGTGGGGGATGTGGATCGACGCGGTGATCATGCGCGCCAACGACATCCTCCTCGCCTTCCCCGCCCTGCTGCTGGCGATCATCTTCGCCGCCGTCTACTCACCGGGGACGGGGCCGGCGATGGTCGCCGTCGGCATCGCCGCGATCCCCGGGTTCGCCCGAGTCGCGAGGTCCGGGACGCTGCAGGTCCTCGGCTCCGAATACGTGCGCGCCGCCCGGGCCTCGAACCGTCGGGTCCCGGCCGTCGCAGTCGTCCATGTGCTGCCGAACATCGCCGGAATGGTCATCGTCCAGGCCTCCGTGGCGTTCGCGATCTCCGTCCTCGCCGAGGCGGGGCTGTCCTTCCTCGGACTCGGCACCCAAGCCCCGACCCCGTCGTGGGGTCGGATGCTCCAGGAGTCCCAGCAGTACCTGTCCGCCCACCCCGAACTCGCACTGTGGCCGGGAGTGTTCATTGCGCTCGCGGTGCTCGGATTCAACCTCTTGGGCGATGGGCTGCGTGACCGGTTCGACCCGAAGATGGAGGCCAGAGGTGCCTGA
- a CDS encoding ABC transporter permease: MLTYAISRAIQFALSLLVASVVVFALMSLLPGNAAQVALGTNATPEAVAALEAQYGLDRPPLIRYFDWMGGMLTGDFGTSYVTGAEITPVIIDSVQVTAILVVAAIVLSILIAVPLGTFAALEQRNWIGVTISAISQVGIAIPNFLAAIILVIIFSLTLGWFPSQGWMAPIEGLGGFLLRLVLPVVSLALVQAAILTRYVRSAVLDVMREDYIRTARAKGLTRTKALFVHGLRNAAIPVITVAGVQLATLLVGAVIIEQIFVLPGIGSELVRAVANRDLVAVQGIVMVLVLLVLIINLIVDILVPVVDPRIRNAA; the protein is encoded by the coding sequence ATGCTCACCTACGCGATCAGCCGTGCGATCCAGTTCGCGCTGTCCCTCCTCGTCGCCTCGGTGGTGGTGTTCGCCCTGATGAGCCTGCTGCCGGGCAATGCGGCACAGGTGGCACTGGGAACGAACGCCACCCCGGAGGCGGTGGCGGCACTCGAAGCCCAGTACGGGCTCGATCGGCCGCCGCTCATCCGCTACTTCGACTGGATGGGGGGAATGCTCACCGGAGACTTCGGCACCTCCTACGTCACCGGCGCCGAGATCACTCCCGTCATCATCGACAGCGTCCAGGTCACCGCGATCCTCGTCGTCGCCGCCATCGTCCTATCCATCCTCATCGCTGTGCCCCTGGGCACCTTCGCCGCCCTCGAGCAGCGCAACTGGATCGGTGTGACGATCTCGGCGATCAGCCAGGTCGGCATCGCGATCCCGAACTTCCTGGCCGCGATCATCCTCGTCATCATCTTCTCGCTGACCCTCGGATGGTTCCCGTCCCAAGGCTGGATGGCCCCGATCGAAGGCCTCGGCGGCTTCCTGCTCCGCCTCGTCCTGCCGGTCGTGTCGCTGGCGCTCGTGCAGGCGGCGATCCTCACCCGCTACGTCCGCTCGGCCGTGCTCGACGTGATGCGGGAAGACTATATCCGCACCGCCCGCGCCAAGGGACTGACCAGGACGAAGGCACTGTTCGTGCACGGACTGCGCAATGCGGCGATCCCTGTCATCACCGTCGCCGGAGTCCAGTTGGCCACCCTGCTGGTCGGAGCCGTGATCATCGAACAGATCTTCGTTCTGCCCGGAATCGGCTCCGAACTCGTCCGCGCCGTGGCCAACCGCGACCTCGTTGCCGTCCAGGGCATCGTCATGGTCCTCGTCCTGCTCGTGCTCATCATCAACCTCATCGTCGACATCCTCGTGCCCGTCGTCGACCCACGCATCAGGAACGCCGCATGA
- a CDS encoding ABC transporter substrate-binding protein has product MKTPGIMTWVAAAAATSLLITGCSAGASDTGGDAQKKDSMTIAFTAEPVNLDFTSTSGVAIPEALMENVYESLVRLDDEGEIQPALAEDWSLSDDRKTYTFELQEGVKFSNGADFTSEDVKYSYERVQKDWKNALKSKMDIVESIETPDDSTVTIELKKPSNTWLFNLTSLVGAVFDTEGTTDLANEAIGTGPFEIEKFTRGQSIDFAARDDYWGEKPSLSTVQFKYFKDAVSASNALKSGEIDLVSNLQAPELAGEFQSDDYQIVSGTTNGEVVLSMNNAEGIFKDKKAREAVMHAIDRKAVLDTAWAGYGELIGSMVPPTDPYYEDLTGVWTYDPKKAKQLVDEAGIKGEEFSFTVPNLPYAKAISEIVSAQLEEVGLKAKISTQEFPAVWLDKTFTEHDFDMSVINHAEPRDILTVFSEDYYIGYDDSTIKKIAEKADTGTEEEYISGMKEIARTITEDAASDFLFLFPNLVIAKSDIEGIPANRVSDAFKIADLAWA; this is encoded by the coding sequence ATGAAGACTCCGGGCATCATGACGTGGGTGGCGGCAGCGGCCGCCACAAGCCTGCTGATCACGGGCTGTTCGGCCGGAGCCTCCGACACCGGAGGCGATGCGCAGAAGAAGGACTCGATGACCATCGCGTTCACCGCCGAACCCGTCAATCTCGACTTCACCTCCACCTCGGGAGTCGCCATTCCCGAAGCGCTGATGGAGAACGTCTACGAATCGCTTGTCCGCCTGGACGACGAAGGTGAGATCCAGCCCGCCCTGGCCGAGGACTGGTCGCTGTCCGATGACCGCAAGACCTACACCTTCGAACTCCAGGAAGGTGTGAAGTTCTCCAACGGTGCGGACTTCACCAGCGAAGACGTGAAGTACTCCTATGAACGAGTGCAGAAGGATTGGAAGAACGCGCTGAAGTCGAAGATGGATATCGTCGAGTCCATCGAGACCCCGGACGATTCCACCGTCACGATCGAACTGAAGAAGCCGTCGAACACCTGGCTGTTCAATCTCACCAGCCTCGTCGGCGCCGTCTTCGACACCGAGGGAACCACGGACCTGGCGAACGAAGCCATCGGCACCGGGCCCTTCGAGATCGAGAAGTTCACGCGCGGACAGTCCATCGACTTCGCCGCCCGGGACGACTACTGGGGCGAGAAGCCGTCTTTGAGCACGGTCCAGTTCAAATACTTCAAGGACGCGGTCTCGGCGTCGAACGCCCTGAAGTCCGGAGAGATCGATCTCGTCTCCAACCTCCAGGCACCCGAATTGGCCGGAGAGTTCCAAAGCGACGACTATCAGATCGTCTCCGGCACCACGAACGGCGAAGTGGTGCTGTCGATGAACAACGCCGAGGGCATCTTCAAAGACAAGAAGGCCCGCGAAGCCGTGATGCACGCGATCGACCGCAAGGCCGTCCTCGACACCGCATGGGCGGGCTACGGCGAACTCATCGGCTCGATGGTGCCCCCGACCGACCCGTACTACGAAGATCTCACCGGGGTATGGACGTACGACCCGAAGAAGGCCAAGCAGCTCGTCGACGAGGCCGGAATCAAGGGCGAGGAGTTCTCCTTCACCGTGCCGAACCTGCCCTATGCGAAAGCGATCTCCGAAATCGTCTCCGCCCAGCTCGAAGAGGTCGGGCTGAAGGCGAAGATCTCGACTCAGGAGTTTCCGGCCGTGTGGCTGGACAAGACGTTCACCGAACACGATTTCGACATGTCGGTCATCAACCACGCCGAACCGCGCGATATCCTCACCGTGTTCTCCGAGGACTACTACATCGGCTACGACGACTCGACGATCAAGAAGATCGCGGAGAAGGCCGATACCGGCACGGAAGAGGAGTACATCTCGGGGATGAAGGAGATCGCGAGGACGATCACCGAGGATGCCGCCTCGGACTTCCTGTTCCTGTTCCCGAACCTCGTCATCGCCAAGTCCGATATCGAGGGGATCCCCGCCAATCGGGTCTCCGACGCGTTCAAGATCGCCGACCTCGCCTGGGCCTGA
- the rdgB gene encoding RdgB/HAM1 family non-canonical purine NTP pyrophosphatase, with amino-acid sequence MTTFVLATHNEGKKRELLTILGPVLGADTQVLTAAEAGLGDVAETGITFTENALIKARAATAATGHTAIADDSGISVDVLGGAPGIFSARWAGRHGDDRANLELLLAQLGDIAAEHRGAQFRCAAAAVTADGREFTAEGVMPGRLATEPKGGNGFGYDPIFVPDGSELSAAEMSAEEKNSRSHRRIAFDALAAILADEPNL; translated from the coding sequence ATGACCACCTTCGTCCTCGCCACTCACAATGAGGGCAAGAAGCGGGAGCTGCTGACCATCCTCGGCCCCGTCCTCGGTGCAGACACCCAGGTGCTCACCGCCGCCGAGGCGGGACTCGGCGATGTCGCCGAAACCGGAATCACGTTCACCGAGAACGCCCTCATCAAGGCGCGTGCCGCGACCGCCGCGACCGGGCACACCGCCATCGCCGACGACTCGGGCATCAGCGTCGACGTCCTCGGCGGTGCACCGGGGATCTTCTCCGCCCGCTGGGCCGGCCGACACGGCGACGACCGGGCGAACCTCGAACTCCTGCTCGCCCAGCTGGGCGATATCGCGGCCGAACACCGCGGAGCACAGTTCCGCTGCGCAGCTGCCGCTGTGACCGCCGACGGTCGCGAGTTCACCGCCGAGGGCGTGATGCCCGGGCGGCTGGCCACCGAACCCAAGGGCGGGAACGGCTTCGGATACGACCCGATCTTCGTCCCCGACGGCTCGGAGCTCAGCGCCGCAGAGATGAGCGCCGAGGAGAAGAACTCCCGCTCCCACCGCCGGATCGCCTTCGACGCACTGGCCGCGATCCTCGCCGACGAGCCGAACCTCTGA
- the rph gene encoding ribonuclease PH has translation MRADGRAADELREVRITPDWINTAEGSALVEFGNTRVLCAASLTEGVPRWLKGQGRGWVTAEYAMLPRATDSRSTRESVKGKQGGRTHEISRLIGRSLRAVIDMDKLGENTLVLDCDVLQADGGTRTASITGAYVALAKAIDKGRSTGLIPAAHQPIIDSLSAVSVGIIDGQPLLDLPYVEDSRAETDMNVVMTGSGKFIEVQGTAEGAPFDRDELGKLLDLAAHGCTELTRIQSEVLAG, from the coding sequence GTGCGAGCAGACGGCCGTGCAGCAGACGAACTCCGTGAAGTCAGGATCACCCCGGACTGGATCAACACCGCCGAAGGTTCCGCACTCGTGGAATTCGGCAACACCCGCGTCCTCTGCGCGGCCTCGCTGACCGAAGGCGTGCCGCGCTGGCTCAAGGGCCAGGGCCGCGGATGGGTCACCGCCGAATACGCCATGCTGCCGCGGGCCACAGATTCCCGCAGCACCCGTGAGTCCGTGAAAGGCAAACAGGGCGGACGCACCCACGAGATCTCCCGCCTCATCGGCCGCAGCCTGCGCGCGGTCATCGACATGGACAAGCTCGGCGAGAACACCCTCGTCCTCGACTGCGACGTCCTCCAAGCCGACGGCGGCACCCGCACGGCCTCGATCACCGGAGCCTATGTGGCCCTGGCGAAGGCCATCGACAAGGGACGCTCGACCGGGCTCATCCCCGCCGCCCACCAGCCGATCATCGACTCGCTGTCGGCCGTCAGCGTCGGCATCATCGACGGACAGCCCCTCCTCGACCTGCCCTATGTCGAGGACTCGCGTGCCGAAACCGATATGAACGTCGTCATGACCGGTTCCGGAAAGTTCATCGAAGTCCAGGGCACCGCCGAGGGAGCACCTTTCGACCGCGATGAGCTCGGCAAGCTGCTCGACCTCGCCGCTCACGGCTGCACCGAACTCACCCGCATCCAGTCCGAGGTGCTCGCAGGATGA